In Papaver somniferum cultivar HN1 chromosome 1, ASM357369v1, whole genome shotgun sequence, a genomic segment contains:
- the LOC113339067 gene encoding uncharacterized protein LOC113339067, with translation MSGEDAQIPPSTSESTPNRDSGLPQSSPYYVHPANNPTTVIFTPLLTDDSYCIWERKIIKSLSAKAKLGYIDGFIPKPTDPIDLLHWTRADDLVGSWVENSVYPVTKSSVMSFPSARAQWLDIKNRFSHTNAPEIFSMKQSISSLKQENLNVAMYFT, from the coding sequence ATGTCTGGTGAAGACGCCCAAATCCCTCCATCAACCAGTGAATCAACACCTAATAGAGATTCAGGTCTTCCTCAATCGAGTCCCTATTATGTGCATCCGGCTAACAACCCCACAACTGTCATATTCACTCCTCTTCTCACTGATGATAGCTATTGCATCTGGGagagaaaaatcataaaatcccTAAGTGCCAAAGCTAAACTAGGCTACATTGATGGATTCATTCCCAAACCGACAGATCCAATTGATCTGCTCCATTGGACTCGAGCAGATGATTTAGTTGGTAGCTGGGTTGAAAACTCCGTTTATCCAGTTACCAAATCCAGTGTGATGTCGTTCCCATCTGCACGAGCACAATGGTTGGATATTAAAAACCGTTTTTCTCATACCAATGCACCAGAGATTTTTTCCATGAAACAATCAATTTCTTCCCTGAAACAAGAGAATCTGAACGTTGCGATGTACTTCACCTAA
- the LOC113277072 gene encoding putative disease resistance protein RGA4: MADALLSFLINELGDVIKQEIEQEVRLVVGVRKEVKKLESTFMTLQAVLNEAEQRQMNEESVKIWLSKLKSTAYEMEDVLDEWGTEIQKSRLEKLKLVEDNGNQVPKLSSYFCSPISCVKQVVLRHDIAYKVKQIRETLDCIKNERKQFLFKMSERPEKGPHVHERKETSSIIVDRPNIFGRDSDQELILNRLFGVENSTNQLENETRDPRIISIVGMRGLGKTTLAQLVFDHEKVKSHFKLPMWVCVSDPFDRIKVAKAIIRAAKEKDTHTSTWNVLFGELCESVKGKKFLLVLDDVWTNDPNSLKEFTHILDLGEQGSRILVTTRRETVASALNSYKHMLQGLNSDYSSLLLHRKAFHGKEKERSECLEDIGTTISKKCHGLPLALSLLGSLLNKKVNENHWMHVLDSKIWELKGFDHQKKLVYPIFLLSYDDLESQLKNCFLYCATFPKAFKIRKRTLVRLWMAHGFLYSSTDQAKDPELTGEEYFDELVDRSFFQDISSDGVGREFCCKMHDLVHDFAQFLMRDHCYDSYNNEDTFCSKQHRNPIHLSLIYDERDASQGSFLASVRKVDNVRTVQCRRHMDHSFSVDSLSSGLIRNLRNVRVLKLKGMGITHISNQIDKLIHLRYLDLSRNKNLAELPDSMCGLINLQTLKLKRCKSLIKLPKEVWRMIKMRNLDIRLAGLVYFPEGIRNWKYLQTLSTFVVTAAAEGCKLVELKHHNLLKDCLEIKGLGRLKSAEQAAEAKFQTKSRLIELRLDFDSSEETMASTSSNGQIHRQSSEVLEVARLMDSVLAVLQPHSNLKKLTISNYLGFKFPSWMGDIRALTNLRFLELYKCSSCTELPALGLLPSLEELLIKNLTKLRHIGVEIYGGGQCVNEVAFPKLVTLIINGTKNLQVWEFGSREVQVGEIMPRVTSITLFGCTNLIALPPLNKLPSLETLTIRHAHQLTSICVGFYYIRRNTMSYLGVISQLNSFSSFPKLVTLDISYMASLEAIVLGVITEGEKGDNNNEISVLPCLRSLRALVCPELKSLRFLTKSLLPFKKIHLCNLKEFKMREEEDEDLSLLPCIRDLCLHWCPVLLSFPRNLPNLGSLVIEECPSLISEDDRPYLPISPNLTSLEILEGPEGPVQSLVNPRDIARFKELQRLTLYANLDESFIFIPESVQSLTKLKYLWIGNTSGMHDGGDWSILSHIPNININGKKINPSTYSASLSSSQI, encoded by the coding sequence ATGGCCGATGCTCTTCTTTCCTTTTTGATTAATGAATTAGGTGATGTTATCAAACAAGAGATTGAACAAGAAGTGAGGTTAGTGGTGGGTGTTCGAAAGGAGGTCAAGAAGCTCGAATCAACATTCATGACCCTCCAAGCTGTGCTGAATGAGGCTGAGCAGAGGCAAATGAATGAGGAATCAGTGAAGATTTGGTTGTCTAAACTCAAAAGTACAGCCTATGAAATGGAAGACGTTTTGGACGAGTGGGGAACAGAGATACAGAAATCACGGTTGGAAAAGCTGAAACTCGTGGAGGACAATGGAAATCAGGTACCAAAATTATCTTCCTATTTCTGTTCTCCTATCTCGTGCGTCAAACAAGTTGTCTTACGACATGATATTGCTTATAAGGTGAAACAAATCCGAGAGACTTTAGATTGTATTAAAAATGAGAGAAAACAATTTCTGTTCAAAATGAGTGAGAGACCTGAGAAAGGTCCTCACGTTCATGAGCGGAAAGAAACTAGTTCCATCATCGTAGATCGTCCAAATATATTCGGTCGTGATTCTGACCAAGAATTAATTTTGAACAGACTCTTCGGTGTTGAGAACAGTACTAACCAGCTGGAAAATGAAACTAGAGACCCCCGCATCATTTCTATTGTTGGAATGAGGGGTCTTGGCAAGACTACTCTTGCCCAACTAGTATTCGACCATGAAAAGGTGAAATCTCACTTTAAGTTGCCCATGTGGGTATGTGTGTCTGATCCCTTTGATCGTATAAAAGTTGCCAAGGCAATCATACGAGCAGCTAAGGAAAAAGACACACATACCTCGACATGGAATGTGTTATTTGGAGAGTTATGTGAGTCAGTTAAAGGGAAAAAATTCTTACTTGTGCTCGATGATGTGTGGACTAATGATCCTAATAGTTTGAAAGAGTTTACGCACATACTCGATCTTGGAGAACAAGGAAGTCGCATTTTAGTTACTACTCGAAGAGAAACCGTTGCGTCGGCGTTGAACTCTTACAAACATATGTTGCAAGGTTTAAATTCTGACTATAGCAGTTTATTGTTACATCGTAAAGCTTTTCATGGGAAGGAGAAAGAAAGGAGTGAATGTTTAGAAGATATTGGCACCACAATATCAAAAAAGTGTCACGGCTTACCACTTGCTTTAAGTCTTTTGGGAAGTCTTTTGAACAAAAAAGTTAATGAAAATCATTGGATGCATGTCCTAGATAGCAAGATTTGGGAACTAAAAGGTTTTGATCACCAAAAGAAACTTGTATATCCTATTTTTTTGCTAAGTTATGATGACCTAGAATCACAACTGAAGAACTGTTTTCTATATTGTGCAACCTTTCCTAAGGCTTTCAAAATACGGAAACGTACCTTAGTTAGGCTTTGGATGGCACACGGTTTTCTTTACTCAAGTACTGATCAAGCAAAAGACCCCGAGTTAACCGGCGAGGAGTACTTTGATGAATTAGTTGATCGTTCGTTTTTCCAAGACATTTCTTCGGATGGTGTTGGCAGAGAATTCTGTTGTAAGATGCATGATCTTGTTCATGATTTTGCTCAGTTTCTCATGAGGGATCATTGTTATGACTCGTATAACAATGAAGACACATTCTGTTCTAAGCAGCATAGGAATCCTATTCATTTGAGTTTAATATATGATGAGCGTGACGCTAGTCAGGGTTCTTTTCTTGCCTCAGTCAGAAAGGTTGATAATGTCCGAACTGTCCAGTGTAGGAGACATATGGATCACTCATTCAGTGTTGATAGTCTCTCTTCTGGCTTAATTCGTAACTTAAGAAATGTTCGGGTATTGAAATTGAAAGGCATGGGCATAACACACATCTCCAATCAGATTGATAAGCTAATACATCTAAGATATCTCGATTTGTCCAGAAACAAGAACTTAGCTGAATTGCCTGATTCAATGTGTGGTCTCATTAACCTGCAAACATTGAAACTGAAAAGGTGTAAGAGCCTTATCAAACTTCCTAAAGAGGTATGGAGAATGAtcaagatgagaaaccttgataTTAGGCTAGCTGGTTTGGTATACTTCCCGGAAGGAATTAGAAACTGGAAATATCTCCAAACCTTGAGCACCTTCGTTGTCACTGCTGCAGCGGAAGGGTGTAAACTCGTAGAGTTAAAACACCACAACCTTTTAAAAGATTGTTTAGAAATAAAAGGGCTAGGGAGACTGAAATCTGCAGAGCAAGCTGCTGAAGCCAAATTTCAAACAAAGAGTCGGCTAATTGAGCTTCGTTtagattttgattcttctgaagAAACAATGGCTTCCACGTCAAGTAACGGTCAGATACATCGACAAAGCTCAGAGGTATTAGAGGTAGCGAGATTAATGGATAGCGTCTTAGCGGTTCTACAGCCTCATTCTAACTTGAAGAAGCTCACCATAAGCAACTACTTGGGTTTCAAATTCCCAAGTTGGATGGGTGATATAAGAGCATTAACAAACCTACGGTTTCTAGAATTATATAAATGCTCCAGTTGTACGGAATTGCCAGCTTTGGGTCTCCTGCCATCTCTTGAAGAACTGTTGATTAAAAATCTAACAAAACTAAGGCATATTGGGGTTGAGATCTATGGTGGTGGTCAATGTGTAAATGAAGTGGCATTTCCAAAGTTGGTAACATTGATTATTAATGGAACTAAAAACTTGCAGGTATGGGAATTTGGCAGTAGAGAAGTACAGGTTGGTGAGATTATGCCTCGTGTTACAAGCATCACACTCTTTGGGTGTACAAATTTAATTGCATTGCCACCTTTGAATAAACTTCCATCTCTTGAAACTCTTACGATACGACATGCACATCAGTTGACAAGTATCTGTGTTGGGTTTTACTATATCAGACGCAATACTATGTCCTATCTTGGAGTTATTAGTCAACTCAATAGTTTCTCATCATTTCCAAAGCTAGTTACTCTTGACATCAGTTATATGGCAAGTCTGGAGGCAATTGTTTTGGGTGTAATAACAGAAGGAGAAAAAGGGGATAATAACAATGAGATTTCCGTACTTCCATGTCTTAGAAGCTTAAGAGCTTTAGTTTGCCCGGAATTGAAGTCATTGAGATTTCTGACCAAGTCTTTGCTGCCATTTAAGAAAATTCACTTGTGCAACTTAAAAGAGTTTAagatgagagaagaagaagacgaagatttATCTCTTCTGCCTTGTATTCGTGATTTGTGTCTTCATTGGTGTCCTGTACTACTTTCGTTCCCTCGCAACCTCCCGAACTTGGGCAGTCTTGTTATAGAGGAGTGTCCATCACTAATATCTGAAGATGATCGTCCTTACCTACCAATCTCACCCAACCTTACAAGTCTTGAAATTTTGGAAGGTCCAGAAGGACCAGTACAATCACTAGTCAATCCAAGAGATATAGCACGATTCAAAGAACTTCAGAGATTGACTTTATACGCTAATCTTGACGAGTCATTTATATTCATCCCGGAGTCTGTACAAagcctcaccaaactcaaatacTTGTGGATCGGAAACACTAGCGGAATGCATGATGGAGGGGATTGGAGTATCCTTTCTCACATCCCTAACATCAACATTAATGGCAAGAAGATTAACCCTTCAACATACTCGGCATCATTATCGTCAAGTCAAATCTAG